DNA from Flavobacterium aestivum:
TTCTTCGATATTATAGTGTGATAACCACAATTATTTTGCTTTTTTTCTTTGTCCGATTTAATGTTTTGCATTCAGAATTAATGGATAAATATTTAAGCGGAAAAGATTTATGGGAAATGGGGTATGTTTTTTCAGATAGTGTAGGAATACATGCTCCAGCTCTTAATATGCATTTAGCTTTTGTTAGTGTATGCAGTCTCTTTTTCATTTTTTATAGTTTCCGTCTCAAGGAAAAAATAATCATAAGAATAGCTAGTATATTCATTTTCCTTTTTTCCTTTTTCATTATTCTTTTTGTAAATACAAGAATGGCATTGATCAATGTGCTTATTGGTTATGTATTGGTTTTTTACTCTGAAGTTTTCAGTAAATATAATCTCAGGAGGGTTATTGGAATATCTACTCTATTAATTCTTTTATTGGGAGGTGTGTTTTTTGTTTTTATTCAAAAGAATCCCTTTATGAAAGAGAAATATGGTTCCATAGCCTTTTCTTATATGGATAAGGTTGGTAAACTTGATGAAATTGAAAATCCTGAGGGTAAACTTTCGAGTGCATTTGTTACTCGTCTTTCTATTTGGAAATCAGCATGGGAACTTTCCTCAGAGCATCTTCTTGTAGGGGTAGGGGCATCGGAGGGAAAAAACAAATTAATAGAATATTTCGAGAAAACAAATCAACATTATTTGGCTAGAAATAAATATCCTACACACAATCAGTTTTTGGATTTTTTGTTGAAATTCGGAATATTAGGCCCAGTGATAGTTTTAGTTTATCTATCATTGCCTGGTTATTTAGGGTTTAGTTTAAAAAACGTCTTGATTCTTTTTTTCTTCTTTCTTTTTTTTAGCTCCAACCTTACCGATGATTTTTTGTTGCGTTTTGATGGAATCGTATTTAGTGGATTATGGGTTTCAATTTTTGGTTGTTATTGGCTACAACAAACAATCAATGTGAATAAAGAACATCCCATAATTTAATGATAGAAGTTATTATTCGAAATCTTTCGGGGTATTAGATTTCCAATGCGCTAATGACTTTGCAAAACCGTATTTAAATTCAAAACCAGTATCTATTAAATATTGAGGTTTAATATTTGTTGGGAATCCTGCCTTTTTAACTCGAGTGGGATGAAGATCCGATTTCTTACCAATTAGTTTAAATATTATTTGAATAATTCTTGCTAAAGTGATTAAAATAGGCATGGGTAAACTCAAAGTAGGTTTTTTATAATTCAAATTATGTTTAATTTCTTGCGTCATCTCTTTTAGATTCAACAAAGGATATTCGGCATAATTATAGGTTATTTCCCTGTCTTTCTTTTCCATTGTGAATAAGATACTGTCTATCAAACCGTAAACATAACCATAGGCTTTAATTACATTTCCGCCATTAGGCAAAACAAAAATACCTTTTTTCAAGGCTTTTATGGTTCTATAAATATTGCCTGGATCTTTAGGTCCGTAAATAACACTAGGTCTTACAATAATTAATCTTTTAAAGACATTGCTCGCAAGCCAAGTTTTATGTTCTAACTCTACCATTGCTTTTGATATTCCATAGGGGGTTTCTGGATACAACGGTGAATTTTCAACACAAACATTTTTTGATCTACCGTAAGGAGCAATGCTACTTATGAAAAAAAAGTTTTCAATTTTTAGATTTTCCGTAAAAACATTGATGTTTTTTGCTCCGATTATGTTTGTATCAAAATATTCTTTGGGATCATGGCCAGGCTCTCTATGAATAGCAGCAAGATTAAATACCCATGATTCTGAAGGATTAAGTTCTCCAGTATAGAAAGGAATCGGATTTCTTACATCACATTTTTCATAAATTACAATATCAGGAATAGTTTCAAAGTATTCAGGGCGATTTATGTCATAGATAATATATTTATCAAATTTATTAAGCTCTATAAAACGATTAATTAGAAAATAACTGATATAACCTGATCCACCGAATAAAAAAACAACTTTCATCTTCCTAAGATATATTATAAAAATTAGTATTTTTGACTTTATGCAAAAAACAAAAATAGTACATATTTCTGAAACCTTTGTTAGTGGAGTTTACACCTACATAAGACAGCTTACTTATTTTTGTTCAAAAGACGATAGATTTCAAAATTTTGTTATTTATAGTGGAGAAAGATCTGAAACAAATGATGATTTTATTAAGGAGGACTTTTTTCCAAATGTTGAGTTTAGGAGAATTACTATGTCAAGAGAGATTTCTCCTTTGAAAGATCTAAAATCATTAATAAAAATTATCCTCGAAATAAGAAAAATTAAACCGGAAATAATACATGTGCATTCTTCAAAAGCAGGAGTATTAGGTAGAATTGCTAGATTGTTTTACCCAAAAGCAAAATTGTTTTATACACCGCATGGTTATTCTTTTATTAGAGAAGATATATCAGGAAATAAAAAACAGGTATATTATTTATTAGAAAAAATAATAACTAAAATATTTGGTGGTACTATCATTGCATGTGGTGATTATGAATTCATAAAAGCAGAAGGGCTTGGTAAAGCTGAGTTGATTAGAAATGGAGTTGATATTGATTCCGTTTCAAAACACATTAGACCATATAACAATCAAAAATTTACAATTGGAACAAGTGGTAAGATATATATACCGAAAAACCCTGAGTTATTCAATAAACTGGCGTTAAAACTTCCCAATTATCAATTTGTATGGATTGGGGATGGTGAGTTAAAAGATAAACTTACTGCTGAAAATATTATCATTACGGGTTGGAAGTCTAATAATGAAACACTCAAATTAGCTAATGAATTTGATGTTTTTTTATCTACATCTTCTTGGGAAGGGCTTCCATTTAATATAATTGAAGCAATGGTGCTCTCTAAGCCTATTGTTTCGTCTAATATTAACGGAAATAAACCAACTGTAATTAATTCTCAAAATGGATTTTTATGTGATAAAATTGAAGATTATGTTAATGCATTTCAAATTTTAGAGGATAAAAGCATAAGGGAACAATTTGGTAAAAGATCATTCCAAATAGCTGATGAATTGTTTAATATGAATAAAAACTTCAATCAATTGATTGCTTTGTATCTAAAATAGTTTTGTTAATTTTTAAATAAAACAGAAAGTTTTGTCCTTACTTTCATTCAAATCCACCTCGTTTGCTTAATCATTAAGTTTTAGAATCATGTTGTTTTCCATAACTCGAGATTTAGCTAGAACAAATGCCCATGTGTTTTCCATAAGTGAACAGTTATAAAGTTTGCTAATCGAAATGCCTTTTTTAGGCGCTTAATTCACAATACGTAAGAAATTTATTTAGGCTTTTCAACTACAAATACCATCGTAAGAATTTATCGGTTAGTAAATGTAAAAGGATACCTGATAATCATTTATCTGAATAATTGTTAGGTAAAATATTTTAGTACATTTGCGTGTTTCACAAAAATAAATTTAGTAGTATACATTAGCTATGAAGAGAATACTCATCACAGGAGCAGCAGGATTTTTA
Protein-coding regions in this window:
- a CDS encoding O-antigen ligase family protein — its product is MTISEKNFNKIINVFLVLLAIAMIFRKPCTLLIILFAVFNLFFIKKLNYTKQSLVLGLLIASPLILEIVMFWNNDSYLKGLKSLEKYSSLLIFPLFILGNYKRVQFYKILRYYSVITTIILLFFFVRFNVLHSELMDKYLSGKDLWEMGYVFSDSVGIHAPALNMHLAFVSVCSLFFIFYSFRLKEKIIIRIASIFIFLFSFFIILFVNTRMALINVLIGYVLVFYSEVFSKYNLRRVIGISTLLILLLGGVFFVFIQKNPFMKEKYGSIAFSYMDKVGKLDEIENPEGKLSSAFVTRLSIWKSAWELSSEHLLVGVGASEGKNKLIEYFEKTNQHYLARNKYPTHNQFLDFLLKFGILGPVIVLVYLSLPGYLGFSLKNVLILFFFFLFFSSNLTDDFLLRFDGIVFSGLWVSIFGCYWLQQTINVNKEHPII
- a CDS encoding NAD-dependent epimerase/dehydratase family protein, whose amino-acid sequence is MKVVFLFGGSGYISYFLINRFIELNKFDKYIIYDINRPEYFETIPDIVIYEKCDVRNPIPFYTGELNPSESWVFNLAAIHREPGHDPKEYFDTNIIGAKNINVFTENLKIENFFFISSIAPYGRSKNVCVENSPLYPETPYGISKAMVELEHKTWLASNVFKRLIIVRPSVIYGPKDPGNIYRTIKALKKGIFVLPNGGNVIKAYGYVYGLIDSILFTMEKKDREITYNYAEYPLLNLKEMTQEIKHNLNYKKPTLSLPMPILITLARIIQIIFKLIGKKSDLHPTRVKKAGFPTNIKPQYLIDTGFEFKYGFAKSLAHWKSNTPKDFE
- a CDS encoding glycosyltransferase, which translates into the protein MQKTKIVHISETFVSGVYTYIRQLTYFCSKDDRFQNFVIYSGERSETNDDFIKEDFFPNVEFRRITMSREISPLKDLKSLIKIILEIRKIKPEIIHVHSSKAGVLGRIARLFYPKAKLFYTPHGYSFIREDISGNKKQVYYLLEKIITKIFGGTIIACGDYEFIKAEGLGKAELIRNGVDIDSVSKHIRPYNNQKFTIGTSGKIYIPKNPELFNKLALKLPNYQFVWIGDGELKDKLTAENIIITGWKSNNETLKLANEFDVFLSTSSWEGLPFNIIEAMVLSKPIVSSNINGNKPTVINSQNGFLCDKIEDYVNAFQILEDKSIREQFGKRSFQIADELFNMNKNFNQLIALYLK